The DNA sequence TGGGCCAGGTCATCAGGCCAGTATTGGTCCTCCATATACTGCTCCATGTCAGTGCTGCTATCAGGCTCTCTGTCCTCAGGATGGGCCCAGAAGCTACTGGCCGCCTGCTGTTCCCACTGCGCCTCCACCAGCCGGTACAGCTCCATGGCTGTTGTGGCATCTTCCACGGATGAGTGCCCATGCTGGCCCACCTGTGGATGAGAACCACTACATCAATGCATGGTGACACAGGCCTGAGAAGCAATGCCCACTCCCAGGGCTTTTTGTAGGGATCCAAGAACACATACCCCAGAATGTGTTCAGAGAAGAGTTGGAACCTTAGCTGCCTATCACAGGCCACCTAGCTTCTCCAAGCCTGTTTTCCATGAATATAAGACATGGTAAAAAGTCTGATTCAAGTGCTATAAGACCAGATGGATAATGAATATGAAGCACAGTGGGAGCAAGAGTTACCAGACCCCAGATCAAAGGTTCTATGTCTGATAgtaggagaaaagagagcaaCCTATGGGGATACAAGGACAGAGCCAGGACTTGGGTAGGGGACAGACCTGGAAGAGATCTGGAAGAATGTGGCTATCATAGTGACACTGGGAAAGGTTGTAGAAACACGAGGGCAGCCTGTGTAAGTGGGAGACCCATGCTTCATGCAACATGACCTGGGGAGAAGGAAGAATGGCAAGGTACCCCTGTGGCCCGGCAGCCATGGAGGCCAAGTGGGCCTTGCTCCCTCCCAACCACCCCTGTACCACACACCTGGATCTTCTTATGCAGCAACTGCAGGGCCAGGTCCTTAAGAGAGACTCTGGCTCGGGTGTGGAGGTCAGGCTGAATGAGCAGGTTTGGGACATAAGTGGTATCACGGGTCTGGCTCCGAGGGTGGACGTACTTGAGGGCCTGGAAGTCATTGTGCAGCGCGTGGCCCACTACCACCTTGCCCTTCAGGAGCTTAAGGATCTGTAAATGGAGAGAGGAGGCATGAAGGCCCCACTGTCAGGCTAGTAGCAGACATACCCTGGAGGGCCCCTCAACAACATGTGCATGGACCGCAGCATTTGGAGGGAGGCAGTACAGAAGAGGGAGACCATGCTACCCCAAGTTTGAAACCAGGCCCTTCTTCTGAGTAAATTAGTGGTACACTTCAGTTCTCTGCACTGTACAAGGGGAACACTACCAATAGCATTCCATGGGGTGGTTGTCAGGATTATGGGGAGTCATGGAGGGGTCAAGTCTTCTAGTCTCCAACTACAAGCAACTCTTCACTGCTGGCACAGGCTTTGCTCTCCACCTAAAGACTTCACCATCAGCCTTCTCACCCCACCTGGCTCCTCCCCAACTTGTCTCAGGCTGCAAATCTCAGCTTCAATGCCGTCCTCAGGAGGCCTTCCCATGATTTCCCACTACCACTATTCTCTCCTTCAGGGGACACATTTTCTAATCACATATTTAGCTCTCAAGATGATCTAACCACCTCTTTCTCCCTGTAATTCCCAGGAGTACAGGGACCCTACTTGATTTGACTAGTAATGCTTTGATGAAagcattccatttatttattattaattattgatcACTAAAGACCTGTTATttggcagggtgtggtggcacatgcttgtaatcccagcagcttggaaggctgaggcaggaggatcatgatgtttaaagccagtctcagcaataagtgaggcactaaacaattcagtgagacccctgtctctaaatagaatacaaaatagggcatgggatatggctcagtggtcgagtgcctgagttcaatccctggtacccaaaacaacaacaaaaacaaaaatagcattaTTTGGGTGAATTCAACATAACAGTATCTCGCACAAGCAGACATACCATAAATGGAAACTCTTGTGAGTATTAAAGAACACAGTCCTTTTTTTCAGGATATTGTCACCTTGCCTCTCTGTGCACTAACTTCCTTCTCACCCTCTACACCTGCTTTCCTTTGCAGCTCTGGCTACCTGCAAAGGGCAGAGTGTGCTTCTTTCCTCCCTGGTCAAAAATCTCCTCACACCCAGGGAGGCTGTGTCCAGGGTCATGGGCCTGGGGTCTCCTTATCACCAGCTGCTTGTCTCCCAAGGTCTAACTCTGCTGGCAATAAACTACTTTCGTGGCAGATGGATAAGACACACTTAGACTTTATGGTGGGGTGCATTACCACACTAGTCTCACAGCATAACCTCCACCCAACCACCAGTCATAAAATGATATCAAGTCCACCCCAGGCTAGCTCAGTCTGGACAGAAAGCGGTTCTGCTCCTGAGTAAATGGAAGGGACCAAGGAGCTAGAAGGCTCATCACAGGtctatcttccttttttatttttaaggtactgagaactgaacccataGGAGTTTTACCACtggctacatccctagccctttttatttattttgagacagggtctcactaagttgctgaggatctcataAAGTTACTTAAGTTATCTCAAATTTGGAATTCTcattccttagcctcccaagacactgggattataggtttgtgccaccacCTGTGGCCATAAATCTACCTTCCTACTGCTTCTATTCCTGCTCCACCTGACTGATAAAtaataatcttttcaaagaaacatttgGGCCATAAATGTATGGAAAAGGAAGACAAAGATGAAGTATACCAATATTTTCCAAACCTGCCTAATTCAAATAACCCAGAATCATTAAATAGCAGTTGTaatgcttgtttttaaaaaatgcaaattcattattttgggggagataccaggaattgaactcaggggcactcgactaccaagccacatccccagccctattttgtattttatttagaaacaaggtctcacttagttgtttagtgcctcacttttgctgaggctggctttgaattcgaaatcctcctgcctcagcctcccaagctgctgggattataggtgagtgccACCTTGCGCAGCCTAAATTTGTTCTTATATTAGATCAATCTATCAAATATATCAATTATATTATTGATGTAATAGAGCACAGCCTAAGAATGTGAATTTCACCTTGGCTTATGCCTAATTTTATCCTTGAGAAACACTAAATAAAAGCAGGAAAAACTAGTCAGCTGAACTGGATCAGTATAAAGGCACAATATATGCAAACCTCAAATAGCTATCAGCAACTTTGTTCACTTGTGTGATGTTCCATACCTCTTCAAATCTATTTCTATTTGTaccagtttttttgtgtgtgtatgtgcatggtATTGCAgcctgaacccaggggtgctctaccactgagctacatccctgccctttttatgagaaagggtcttgctaagttgcctaggctggctttaagcttttgatcctcctacctcagccttcagagtttcAGGGATTATGGACGTGTGCCACCAGCCTCACTTTCTTGTAGCACTTTCTGAGAAAACTCTTCTTCCACACACCAACTTACAATTAACCCAAACAGCAACCCTCCTGACACCTGTTTCCATAAGCAAAACTTCAGGTCTCTGTCAAGATAAAGTTCCCAACTTATTGGTGCGTTATGCATTTCTTAACCATTTAACATGTGCAAAACTGTGTTATCATTTATTATTAGATTTCGCTTACATTTCTGTGATATTGCTGGCCAGTTCTTTTGAATATTGTATAGCAACACCATTTCCCCAGAGATGCTATGATTTTTACGACACAGGTTTCCTTAGTATGATTGTTTGTAGAAATGCACATTGGAGCCCTCCCTAGATTTGAGACATCCTAAATCAGAATCTTCATGGAGGAACCAGGTGGCAAGGATCTAGATTGTTAATAAGGCTTTAGCTATTTCCTATGGTCAAATGTATCTGATAATTCCTGTTAGAGTGGTCCCAAAACTAATCAATTTTGTTCAAAGCACTTAAAAACTAACATGAGGAAGTATGTCAGAATATCAACACCTAAGGCAATAGAACTGCGGGCCTTGATAATTTTACACAGGCACATAGCACTCTCATAACAGAATTCAAgaaaggcacagtggtgcacacctaaaattctagtgacttgggaggttgtgGCCAGAGGATAGCAAgggtgaggccagcctgggcaacttagagagacctatcttgaaataaaaaatagaaaagggctgtaagtatagcttagtggtagagcacctctggattcaatctctaataccaaataaataaacaaataaaaataacagcaaaattcAACATGGAAGTTGCTTATGTAGCCACCATCCCCACAGCCATCCCACAAACACCAACCCCCAATCCTTTCTGGAGGCAGAGTCAGAATTTTTCACTTACCCTATTCAATGGAAAAGGAACCTACTATTTGGAAAAGTGAGGTGATTTTTTCAAGGTCTCTCACAACCAGAGGCAAAGTGGTAACTCAAAGTCAGGGCTGCTCTGCCCAACTCTTTGCACAGACCCACAAACCCCCCACCCTATCCTCACCTCTTTCTGGGCCACCTGGAAGGGGATGGCCTTGCGCATGTGCTGCCGAGTGATGCCGCTCCAGCGAGTGCGGTAGTCAACGATGGGCATCTCAGGCCGAATGTACTTGTCATAGAGGACGTCACCATGGTAACTCACCACAGAGCAGCGGGCAAGCTCACTCACCCGCCCTCGAGGTCCTGTGCCCACCATCTCACAGTCAATAGCTACACACTTGCTGGGCAAGGGCCCTGAAGCTTCCCTGGAGGTGAGCCTTTTGCTATATGGGCCACCACTGCCAAATTCAGCCCTGGGATGCTGCCTCCCACTGCCAGCAGCTTCAGCACCTGACGGCACCTCCAAAGGGGCGGGCAGCAGGGAGGAGCCTTGTTCCGGTGGCATGGTCAGCAGCCCCTGCTCCTGTAGCAAGGCCTTCCGGGCCATGAAGCGTTGGTGCTGTCGGCTCCTCCTCTTGTGCCTTCTTCGAACCACATCCCTGGCACTGGGGTAGGTAAGGGACAAGCATGGGCACTGAGCAGACTCAGGGGCTTCCTCAGGTACCATGCCAGTCAGCTCTGAGCTCAGGGCAAGGGAAGCCTGGGAAGCAATCTTTCAATCGGGTGGCAGCCTGGAGAACACATAAGCAGAGGAGGTGTGTGAGGAGTGTACCACGCAGTTCTTCTACCCTGCAGTGCTGCATAGCTGAGCTGCCCTAGAGTGGAGAGCTCAAGGTACCTCATCAAGTCCAGGACCTACTTTATTAAAAACTGTACTCTTATGTAAACAAATACCAGGTGCAAATCACTGCTCTAAGTACTGCATGGACTCGCTCCATCTCTCCAATGACTGGGCAAAGTATTATTACCCTTgttttataggaaataaaaaacaaaacctgaagcATAAAGGTTAAGGAATTTAGTAAGACATACAGACTAATGAGAATCCCAAACCTATATTCTCAACCTCAAGCCACACAGCTCACCTCCATATTATTTTACCCAAGAATtttagtgggggctggggatgtggctcaagcggtagcgcgctcgcctggcatgcgtgcggcccgggttcgatcctcagcaccacataccaacaaagatgttgtgtccgccgagaactaaaaaataaatattaaaaattctctctctctctcctctctcactctctctttaaaaaaaaaaaaaaaagaattttagaggTCCAGTTATagggaaataaaattcataaaaaagtattcaagttgagcatccctaatgcaaaatccaaaatctgaaactttttgatcACTGACAATTATACTGTGAACAAGGCACAACAGGATTTAACCTGGATCTTTATAAAACTGACAACAGGCAGAAGGAGGATCCATGGatggcttcctggaagaggttATATCCATGTGATGAACAGTAGTAACCCTCCAAGTAGAAGGGAGAGGACTAAGTGGAGGGCAAAGGCTTGACAATGGAGTAGCCCACAGGTGAGGTTGAGGGACCCACCAGCCACTTGATGCCACTGAAGTGTAAAGCATAAATGGTGGTAGCTGAGTGCACTACtcctttttactattttatcTTCTGCCTCCAACTTTGGTGGCCCTTCCACAAAGCATCCCTACCCCAGGCTGGTGTCCCCAGGTTGTTTTCTGCTGGTTAAGGGAATGAAAGAGCCCCAGAGGCACCTAGAAAAGTTACTGAAATGTTGCTCAGTATCCCTGACCCACAGCATTAACTGTCTAGTTGAGGAGCAAAAAAATTCACCCTGTGCCCTGCCTGGCTGCATGGGGAAATTACTTTACACCTCAGTAAGTTACATGGTCTACCTCAGGGCTCTCTGAAGGTAGGGACAGAGCCcggtttgtctctgtctcttctctaaCAAGTCAGCCTGAAACCTGGCTTGTTATAGGCCACCATCTTCAGAAGCTTCCTTGAAGGAAGCTCAAGCTGGGCCTACTATTAGCCAGACTGTGGGGACTAGAGAGCTGGAGGTGACTAAGTTCCCTAGGACACAATCACCTCTAGGGAATTCGTGGCTTGGTAGGGATAGAGAGAGTTCAAAAGTTATAAGGGCATGCTCAGGATGGGAGTGATGAGTTGAAAAGGAAGGGTACCTGGTAGCTTAGGCAAGCACAAAACAAGCAGAAGACCTGGAGTAGGGAATGCCTGGCAGTGGAGGGGACACTCTGCAGTGTTTTAGACAAGTCATCCAGGGAACTCAGGAATGGAAGGACATTCAGAAAGAGAAATCACAGGCACAAGGCCCAGAGCCAAAGCACACCCACTGAGGGAGGGCAAAGGGTTCAGTGCAACAACTAAAAAGCCAGGAGGTAGACAGCCAGGAGAAAAGTGAGTGGGGATGGCAAGAGAACTGTTCCTGGAGAGTGAGTACAAGTTTGGGCTTAATAAAAAATTGATGGGGAACCACTGAGGGTTTTAGAGAGAGGGGGGAAAGAAACACACCTGCCTTACAGGAAAAACAAGCCTGGATTGATTAAGAGCAAAGGTTTAAAGAAATGGGAAGGGGGCAGGAAGTGAAGTGAAGTGCCAAGTTTGCTGATGCCTGCATTTGCATGAGGATTCCTGGCACCTAAGCCAGGGCGAGGCTTGGTGACCCCATCCTGACTCATCTATCCTCAGCTGTTCATGGCTTCCACAAGAAGcgctctcctttaaaaaaaaaaaaaaaaaaaaaaaaaaaggcttttaacTGTAAGCAACTCCCTCATACTGACAAAACACACCTTAGAATTCAGAACCTCAATTTTCCTTAGCCTGGCAATGCAAGAAAACCTGGCCTAATGAGACCTACACCAGTAACTGACTTCTGGGTGGAAGTGAGGAGCTTTCCCCTCCTCTACTTGGGGTTGAAAGCTCTGTGGGTCAGGAGCTGAGACCGTGGTTAGAGTGAGTAGCTTTCTTGATCCTGCTGGCAAGGTTTTAAAGAAGTCAAAATTCGATTCCCTAAGAAAAGGTCTCTATGGCCTTGTTCCAAGAGAAAATAACAGTCCTTTTCCATATATCCTGGTCTTGATGACACGTCACAACCAACAATTATCATGGGCACATCTTGGGACCCCAGATGTTTATAGCTGAGGATAAGTTTCGCTCAAATGGCACAATCCTTCAGCAAAGACAAATACAAATTCGTTTTCCAACCTGGATCCAGGGCTCTGAGAGTCAGCGCAGACACCTGGCTCTCCGATTAGGAGTCCCAAGTCTAAGGGAAGGGCCTCAGCGCAGAGTCCTCTTAGTACAGGCCCCACAGGAACCAGAGTCAGAATCATCAGCGGGCAGATCAGGAAGGAGCgagcaaacccagggcttcttacTAGGTTAAGGCTTCGGAAAGACAGTTAATTACTCGAAACATGAGGTTTGTTACGCTGCCGATTCTCAGGCCTATTCCCACCCAGTCTGAACTGCCCTTTGGTGACCAGGGACCgagaatctgttttttaaaaccgCCTGACCCCACCCCCCAAGCTATGATTCCCAAAATCGCCAAATTTGAGAAAGCCTGGCTCACTAAGGTTCCTCGCATTACTACAAAATTCTCGGGATCAAGAAAAACAAGGCGAAAGAAACACCACACGACCTCGCCGCCCGCTGGGCGTTCTCCTCGGC is a window from the Urocitellus parryii isolate mUroPar1 chromosome 6, mUroPar1.hap1, whole genome shotgun sequence genome containing:
- the Aen gene encoding apoptosis-enhancing nuclease isoform X1: MVPEEAPESAQCPCLSLTYPSARDVVRRRHKRRSRQHQRFMARKALLQEQGLLTMPPEQGSSLLPAPLEVPSGAEAAGSGRQHPRAEFGSGGPYSKRLTSREASGPLPSKCVAIDCEMVGTGPRGRVSELARCSVVSYHGDVLYDKYIRPEMPIVDYRTRWSGITRQHMRKAIPFQVAQKEILKLLKGKVVVGHALHNDFQALKYVHPRSQTRDTTYVPNLLIQPDLHTRARVSLKDLALQLLHKKIQVMLHEAWVSHLHRLPSCFYNLSQCHYDSHILPDLFQVGQHGHSSVEDATTAMELYRLVEAQWEQQAASSFWAHPEDREPDSSTDMEQYMEDQYWPDDLAQDTTGGTGGVQDGRE
- the Aen gene encoding apoptosis-enhancing nuclease isoform X2 — its product is MVPEEAPESAQCPCLSLTYPSARDVVRRRHKRRSRQHQRFMARKALLQEQGLLTMPPEQGSSLLPAPLEVPSGAEAAGSGRQHPRAEFGSGGPYSKRLTSREASGPLPSKCVAIDCEMVGTGPRGRVSELARCSVVSYHGDVLYDKYIRPEMPIVDYRTRWSGITRQHMRKAIPFQVAQKEILKLLKGKVVVGHALHNDFQALKYVHPRSQTRDTTYVPNLLIQPDLHTRARVSLKDLALQLLHKKIQVGQHGHSSVEDATTAMELYRLVEAQWEQQAASSFWAHPEDREPDSSTDMEQYMEDQYWPDDLAQDTTGGTGGVQDGRE